CTGCTGGTGGTCAGTGTACTGGTTATGTGGTACCGATAGCCGATCTCGTGTCGAGGGGTCCGACCGTCCTACGGCACGGCAGATTCACTTTCACATCAAAACCTCTCGTCAGATGTGAGCGACCAACTCAAATGTTTGATCTAACGGTTCGCCCAGCGTCTCGTGAATGGAGACAGTTCTGTAGCAGAATACAGCCTCTGTATCCAGCACGCCACCCTTGACAGCGACTCGGTAGCTCGATCAGGTTTTGCTGAATACGAGGCGCAGGCCTTGTTTAGACGCTAGTGAGAGCGGTGCTGTGGCTCAATTCTGATCTTCCAGACGAGACCTCGTCGAGAGTTTTGCCCCTCGACCGAGGTGATGGTGTTGCTCCAATCTCGATAAAACGGCTGCAGAACCGAAATTGTAGAGTCCAGTTCCACGATGGCGATTCCATTTCCAACACCTATATATCTACTTTCGGTCTGTGGACCTCGTTACCCTCGAATTTTCGCGTCTAAACACGGCCCGAGGCGCATAGTCAGCGCGCTTGGACTGCAGTCGGAGAGCAGTGGAATGTAATCAGTACATTCCGAGCAGTGTTTACTCCAGATTAGATTTGTTTTGTATATGAAACACAACAGTTCGATCGCGAACAGTAGCGCTCGGATTAGACAATCGGAATGATATTGTGTTTCCTGTAGGAACATAACCGCACGGATGGTCCCCCGTCGAACGATCGCGCTCCTCCTCGGATTGGCGCTCGTAAGTGGCTATGTCCTGTATGGTACCGTCTCTGGGCCCTCCCAACCCACACTAACCGTCGAAAATAACGACACGACAGCGTATCAGGTGTCAGCTTACACTGTCGAGAGCAGAGAGCAAGCGATGTACGTGAATTTCGAGGTCACAACCAGAGATGACGAACACAGGCTCAAGACACTCTCACAGTTAGTCTGGTCGGACAGAGATCGAAACGTGACGCTAGCTGACGATGGTATCCCCACGCAACGAATCACCGTAGTTCCCGGCGAGAAGGTGACGACCCCGATTGATGGGTGGACGCGAGGGAACGTGACGGTATATCTCGTCGAGAAGTTCGACGATAATGAGACGCACGTCTCAACTAGAATCCAGACGTGTCCCAGAGGAGGCCAGGAGCACAGTTTGACCTTCGAGGACGGTGGAACCAGCGGTAGTTCAACGTGTACCTGAGTGATGCGCTGGTAGCGGTCCACAACAGGGAGAGCACCCACGAACGCAGTTGCCGACTCTCGTCCGAGCATGTATCTCTCGCTTCGATTCAGTCGACCGGGGTCGACACTGTGCCATGAGAGTCGGCCGAAAGAACGGTCACAATCGCGACGGCGTGGATTGGCGCCACAACTGCAGTACTCAGAAACCCGCCGGCTACCGGCACAGTCGCGAGGCCCCAGTAGGCGAGACCAATGACAATGATGAGGCCGGCGATGGTCATGCCCTGACCGCGTGATCGACGATAGCTCTGCCTGAGTGCCGTCACAAAGCCACTCCCGGTGACCAGCAACGCGGGAAACAGGAACAGACGGGTCAAGACGAACAGGGCCATCGCCAACAGCACCAGTCCGAGCAGGAAGTTATTGATATCGACGGAGGAACCGCCCAGCAGCTGCGGGATCGAGACGATTGCAGCCAGTACGATAAGATACCTGCTCAACGCACGGAGACGAGAGTATGTATCGAGTGCCTGTGCGATCGTCACCCAACCGGCGATCCCAACCGCGAGTAGAACGAAGACTTCGAGCCCGACAGCCCAGAGGAGATACTGTCTTTTGAGGTCGACCAACGCACCAACGTGTCGGACCGTTCGTGCAGTACCCTGGGGAAGCACTGAATATTGGATACTAACCGATTGACTGAGTGCGTCCGATGATGTCATCGGAATCGGATCGTGTTGGCGAAGCCAGTCGCCGAGTGCAACTAGCACACCAACGACGGCGAATGGGACAGCGAGCACGGGATCGCGACGAATGCGTCCAAGTGCAGACTTGAGCACACCCAAGGTGGATAGTCGAGTCGTCTGGAATGGGTGTCCGACCGAAGACACCGATTCGCTTCCGTCCCCATCTTGTCCGGACATTATGCCTCCTCCAGTGCGAGAATTCGGTCACGATTCGCCAGATACAGGATGCCATCCCCGACGATCGGTGGCGAGAGGGGTACTTCCGAAGGCTGATACTCGAACTGCTTCTCACCCGTGGCGACGTCGAACGCCTCCAGTGCCCAGAGTGAGTCCACAGCGTAGACACGATCATCAGCGACGACCGGCGTCGTTTTTCCGTCGAAGGGTGTTGTCCACCGTGTCTCGCCGGTTGCCAGCGAGAGCGCATGCAGTGACTCTCGCTCATCGGCAACGAAGATCGTGCCGTTAGCTACTGCTGGCGTGCTGTCGGTCGCATTCCCGTCGAGGTTGCGTTCCCATAGGAGTGAGCCATCGGACCGGGCACGCAACTGGACTGACTCGCGCGTCGGAATGACGACGCCCTCGTCTGTCGCCACTGGCGGCAGAACCGTCATTTCCTGGAGTTCACGGTGCCAGTGTTGCTCACCAGTATCAGCACGATACGCAGTGGCCTGTTGCGGCCACGCGGTAACGAACACGATGCCGCCGTCCACCGCGGGTCTGTTGTACGTGCCACTGGCGGCTTCGTCTTTGTGATGAGTTCGCCGCCACAGCACCTCTCCATTATTCGGATTCAGTGCTACGACCGAGTTCGTCCCAGGTACCGCCGTGTATATCGTCCCGTTTGCAGTGACCGGGGTTGTTGACTCGGCCGGCCCGAACAAACCGGATGCAGGTGATTGTGGCCCTGTCCATCGCTCGCTACCTACTCTCACCTCTGCTAGAGGAAGTTCTCGTCCACCATTCGCGTCGAGCCCGTAAATGCCAGATGGTCCGGTCATACCGAATGTCTTGGTCTGATAGATTGATGCTGGCGCGATCGCTGGACTCGAGTGATACGGCCCCTAGAAGCTGAATCGTCGCTGGCCAGTCTCGGTATCAAGTGCGAGCAGTCCATTGCCACCGACATACAGCGTTTCCCCCCAGCGGATCGGTTGCGTGCTCCCTTGGAACCAATCTGGTGTCTGGTGTATCCACCCGACTGACACGTTGTCTTTTGGACCCGATACTTTAGGGTTGTACCCGGTTCCGGAAGGGTCGTACCGGTCCATCGGCCAGTCATAGGGTGATTGGCTGTCTGTGTGTTCCTGCGTATCGAGGGACGCAAGGCCAGCTGAACCGGTGATTCCCAGGACGGCTAGTCCAAGAAACCGACGTCGTGAGGAGGGCATCTATTCGCTGGTTTCTCACAAGCGAAATTATTGCTGTCGGTCTTCCCGGTTGTCGTGTTTGACTGCGAGTTCGGCGATTCGAACGCCAGGTCCCCACAGTGAGGACGGATTCAGGTCGTGGGCGAAGTCCGCGACGAGCTCGTCGACGTCCTTGCCGATGTAGTTCCGGACGCGGTCGTGGAAGCGCTGGTCCGGTGCGTCGAAGCTCTCGAGATCGATACCATCGACGATCGTCTCGGCGAGGCCGAAGTAGGCCTGGACGTGGCCATCGATCAGGACGTCCCACTCCGCAGCCTGCTCGTCGTATCGGACCTGGTCGTCTTCCTGCCGTCCGAGTAGCCTGTTGATCGCTTCCTGCTTCGGGTCCTCGCCTGCGGTTCGTTCGATGACGTCGCCGTGGTCGCGGATGATCGTCGCGGGGCCCGATGCCTCGACGAGGAACGATCGCGGGAGTGGTGTCACCTTCTCGCCCTCGAGCGCCCCTGCGACGTCGGCGCTACTGGCCTCGATCGCCATCACTCCTCACCTCCGACGTCGTGGATAGCTGCGACACGTTCGAGTCGGCTCCGGGGGAACGCGTAGCGCTTCAGCGTCTCGATCGACCTGGTCGTCCGATCGGAGTAGACGACTTCGTAGACGTCGTCGGTCGGATCGAACTCGGGGTTGACGTCTGCGACGGTCTTGTCCGTGCCCTCGAGGCGGTACTCGTCGGCGGTGTGTGGCGTCGTTTCGACGACGACCATCGTCTTCTCGTCGTCGTCCTCGGTGACGTCTTGGACGTGATCGCCGACGTGCAGCGGCTCGAGATCGTCGCCCGCGCCGTCGGCCATGGGCAGCTGGGTCTCGGTGGGCTCGGCGTGGCTATCCTCGCCGCCGTCGGTCAGGACGCCCTCGGGACCGGCGACTGCCTCTGCTTCGTCGATCGACGGTTCGGGGCCCCGGTACTGCTGATAGGCTTCCTCCCAGTCCGGTTTCGGGCGCGTGTTGACCTGCATTTCAGATCCTCTCCGTTTCGACGGCGCGCTCGAGCGTGTCGCGGACTGCGTGACACGCCGCGTTGTGGACGTCCCAGTCCGGGAGCGCGTCGGCCGTCGATGTCGTCTGGGCTGCGATCCTACTTAGGTCGATCTGGGTAGTTTCCGTTTCCGCCGATTCTTCCGAAACCGATTCGTGGGTCTGCGTGTGTACACTCATACGCTGGTTCCTCCAGCACGGTCGAGGGTGTTGGCGCACCTGCGGCCAGTTTCTGCGGCCGAACTCCCGTGCTCAGTTACTACTCTATTTGCCAGTCACTTGGACTTAATGGGTCGTAAAGATAGATCGTACTACTATCAACAAAGGTAAATAGTAGCGTGAGAGACTAAACATGGGGGCCATGAATGGATCAACAAGAAATGGGGCTGCGAATCGACGAGAAGACAGAAGATGTCCTTGAGGTGCTGTCGCAACATGGTTACGCAACGACTGGAATGCTTGTCGACGAAACAGGGTATTCCAGGCCGACAGTCACGAAGCGACTCGATCGACTCCACGCTGCCGAGAAGATCGAGTATGTTCACGAGCCAACAGCGCTCTGGCGGCTTGTCGAAAATCCACGCGAGAGTGGTGATGACAGTGACGACTAAAACTGGATACTGAAAGAAGACGTCAAGTAGTGCCGGCCCTCGAATAGGAGTCACATTCGACGCTGTCTGATTATGATTGTAATAGTCCGCGACCTATGTTGACTCGTCAAATCGTCACGTGTTGGCGTCGACGGCTTGATGCCAGGGATATCGTTGTTTCGAGCCAGAGTCGTGAACACGGGTTGATTTTCATAGGATTGTTGAAGTGGTTTATGCGTGTGTGCTTATAAAGAGAGTATTAGGGGACGGCGTGATCGGCACAGTCGGCGGAATGATCGCACTCATGAGCGGCGAAATATGAACACGTGACGATTGGATTTGTGTTCATATCTGGGAGATCGGTTTCGTCAGCGTGCAACCGGGTGGGTCATCGTTCAATTACCCTCGCGTACAGAAGGCAGGCCCAACGGTCATTCCCGCTTAACGCTCCTCAAGGAATGTTCCAACACTATGAGGATTCGAAACTGCGAGTTCATAGTTCCGGGCGGGGCTGACATTCCGAGTTTTGCATCTTGAACCGTGATTGACCAACCGCGCGGGACGACTCAACAGCGCAGCACTATTTTCTGGATGCGACCGGATTTGACCTCGGACCGACTCACGATTACCACGTCTCATGCTGCGTGATGAGTCGGCTGACCGTAGTCATCCGACACATGTCATAGACTGGCCGAATCAGAAAGCATATTATGTGTATGTAATTACTATTTTCAGTGACATTCCCGATATGGAGGCTTACTCGGACTTCATTTGGTCGCTGGGTGTTTGATGCGCTCGCGAATGCTGGGGTGATGTTCTCACGACTCGAACAGTTCGAACACCCGCTCAACGGCCCACTCCCAGACCCATCCGTTCCCGACGAAATCTCACTTCGCGTTGATGCTCCAGAAACGTTTACTCTGACAGGTCGAATGGACCGTCCGGAACTGTCCGATCAAGATCAAATCGTCGCAGCGGTCGCGGACGATCGTGTCGTCGGCGTCCAACCCGTCACGATAGACCGCCCGTTCTATGTCGACCCGCTCGAGCGAACGATCGACTTCGACGGTGCATACTTCTGGGGACTCTACGTCGCCCCCGAGTGGCGGCGGCGGGGCGTCGCGACGGCACTCGTCGCTCGAGCGCTCTCATTCGTCGCGGATCAGACGTCTCAAATACACGTCCAGACGCTCGTTGGTATCGATAACGCTCCATCAAAGGATGTTCTGATGAGTCTGGGATTCGAACGGAAGCGCGTCCGATCATACTATCGGTTGTTCAGGTTTCAACGCAGAGGGCAGGTGTAAGATGCTCCGTCGACTTGCTCCCGCAGACTACGCCACGCTCATCGGGCTGGGACTGGGGTGGACGGCAGTCAGCCTATTTCTGCAGGGGCGTCCTGATGCGGCCACGTTGACGCTACTTCTCGCATTTCTGTGTGACAAGGCCGACGGTTGTCTGGCACGACTTGGCTATGGTTCGCCGCTCGGACACCAACTCGATGCGTTGGCGGACGTAGTGATCTACCTCGTTCCAACTGCGATCGTGTTATCCGATCTTCTTGCTGGACCGCCTGTGCTCGAGAGTCTCGCCGGGACAGTCGTCGTCGGGTTCGGCATCTTGCGGTTGGCCCGCTACTCCGTCGACGGCGCAGTCACCGCTGACGAACCCCCATACTATCAGGGCATTACGGCCTTTCATGTCGCCGCCTGGGCGCTCGTCGTCCGGCTAGCCGTCGCACTAATAGCCATCCCATCGCTAATCGGAGCAGTTTCGATTGTCATCATCACACCGCTGATGATTGCTCCCTTTCGTATCTACGCCACTAGGAATCAGTTCATTGGTGCAGTCATCATCGGATCCATCATTACTACCGGGGCGCTTGTGTAACCATCTCCAGAACAGAGACCATTTCTTGAGAGCTTGTACGAATTGTTCAGTACGGGGGAGGCAGTTTCCGAAGCCGCACTCTATCTGTCTGTGTACTGTTAAAGCGGCCTCGCAAAGTGAGAGGTCATTCCGATTACCAGAAAACATTTAGCGGTTATGTATATTCAGTGCTTATGTTCCTACCCCCGGCTATGGATCGGTACAAGGAGAACGCAGTTCCGCTGACCCTATTCCTCATTACGGCGGTCGCTATCCTCATGTTCCCCCAATCGCTCTGGGGAATTTGGGGGCAATTGCCGTGGTCCCCTTCGTGATTGTGATTGCTTTTATGACCGTGTTTCCGTATGCATGTGTCATCTCGGTGGGGACACTTCCACTTCTGTACGCCAATATTGCGAGTTTTGCAGCGCCTGATGCGGACGCCGATGCCTTCCATCCGTTCTCGTGGGATGCAACCCTACGACACGTGGTGGCTGGATTTTCATATGTGGTAGGGGCGGCCATAGTTAGCGCCATCGGAATTGGCATTCAGATAACGATAGAGGATCAGACGATACTGGAGGCCTTCCGGCCGTCGTTCTTGGTCGGAAGTGTGATCGTCGCGGTGGCTTTCGTCGGCGCCCAGTTGTGGCGATACGACAGGTCCCTGCGCACGCTCCCGCTCCGCACGGTCCTCGGGACGCTGGTGCTCGGAGATCTGCTGGCTCTATCCATAGTCGCTGCCTTCTGGGTGTTCAACGATCCGCCGTCCTACTACGTCTAAGCATACTTGATAGACACTCTAGCGTTCAGTTCGCATCTGTAGTTAACACCTGTTTCGAGGAGAATCGGCCGCAGTATAGATTTCAATAGAGCAGATTTTTCTCGCTCCCCTTTGTCAATCACTATTCTTGATTCTTTCACGAGTTGCCGAGATCATAATCAACGCGTTTCCATAGAGTTTATTTTTAACACGAATGGCAAGCGTAAGTGACATTCACAACTCCTAACTGTGTGTGTTCGCACCTTCAATTTCAGGGTGACAAACCAGTCCACCGATCGGTTCCCTACCGACGCGCCAGCTGTCGTAGCGTCATCGCTACTCGTGATGGACCCAGTCCAGTTCGTCGCGATGGTCAGCGAGCCACTCCTCGAGATCGCCGCCGTCACCCTTCTTGACCACTGGTGAAGGATCGTCAGAGACAGCGCGTTTCGCCAACGTTACGTGGCGATCTGTAAAACGCGAGAGACGAGAGGGCACACTACTCGGGTCTGACCCAGAGGTCAGTTAGTTCACCGGAGTGAGTCGTTCTCTACAGCGTCTAAACAAGGCCCCCGTTTCCGGTATGATAGCCGCAGTTGGTTATCTGCTCGGAGAAGGACTGAGAAGGGGAACCGGGGCGCGTAGAGCGGGCCGTCCTTCGCAAGTTCACACACGCTATTTAACAGCTGATTCGCTGAAGGTGGGGCTGAAATCAATTCAGTGGAAACGATTTTATGACATACTCAGTCATAGAGCGCCGAGATCTCCTACGCAGTATCGTACTCGATGAACCGAACGTCGACCCTCACGTCGTCTCCCGTTTCGTCGGTGATTCGTTCGTCCAGTTCCGAGACAAGTTCCGGATGTTCGTCATCAACCGGCTGCTCGACCGTGATTACGATACGTTCGGGTTGCTCGAGTAGGGTCCCTTCTTCGATTCGTATTGCGGGCTCGAACGGGATGCCTTCCTCGAGAAACAGTTCGACTTCGATGAGGAAGACGTCCTGATACGCCGGCGAGTCGAGGACGGCCTCCGCTTCCGTCGTGACGTCGTTCTCAAGCGAGACGCGTTCGTACGACGCCCACGTGACGCCGATCAGGGATGTCGACAGTACTAGGATGGCGAGCGTAAGCACGACGAGGCGACGACGGACTAACTGACGTGCGATCCCTGTCTCACTCTGAATTTGGGGACGGTACCCCATCGCCCAGAGGGTGAGGAGACCCGTGATATTGACACCCAGCAGGTTGACGAAGACGAGTATGAGCGAGCCGACTGCGGCGTTTGGTATCCACCACGCGATAGCGATGCCGGCGGCTGCGGCGGGCGGGATCAGTGCAGCGGTGATCATCACGCCAACCAGTGCGACGGAGATTCCCGTCGAGAGGCTCAATACGCCGGCAATTCCCGCGCCGAAGGCGACGACCAGCGAGAAGAGGTTAGGAAGGACCCGTTCGCTGACTTCGTCGATTTCGAGGACCTCGATCCCGGGCGGGACGAGAAACAGCGACTTCGAGAGCCATGCGAACGCCGCGGAACCGACGATCGCTACACTGACGCCGAGCACTTGATACATAACCCCGGTCCAGAGCAGGTCCCGTTCGTTGAGAACGGTCCCGACGCTGGCTGCGAGCGTCGGTCCGATCAAGGGTGCGATGACCATCGACCCGACCACGACGGCGGCCGAATCGAGTAACAGCCCGGCCGTCGCGACGACCGCACTCACCAGCGTCAGCGTCACGTATATCGGAATCGTCGGTATGAGTCCTTCCGATTCGGCGTACAGTTCGTAGCGAGCGAGGCGCTGATCGGACAGTACCTCTCCCGTGTACCGATCTTTGAGAGCTCCGAACTTCCGGGAGATGACCATGTCTGCCGTAACGATCACCGTGTGATCGTCCTCGCCGAGTCCGGCCCTCTCTAACTCGTCTACGACGACTTCGACGGCGCTTTTCGGGAGGGTGAACGAAACGAGGGATTCGTACTCGCTACTGTCGTCGGTCGGAACGACCGTGTAGTCAATCCGTTCCGAGTCAAGTACCTCTAGGACCGGTTCGCGCGTCTCCGGTCGGAGCGAAATCTCGACGTGGCGCATGAGATACGGACCACTAGAGACAGACATCAAACATTGGGCGCGTCTCGGCAACTCGGAACCGAAGACGGTCATAGGCAACCGAGGCCTTCCGCTTCAACTTCATCGATTTAGCGAACTATTCCGCCGTCTACCGATTCAACACGGCCATTGGTCTTCCAAATCCCGTGCATTAAGAAGACCAGTCTCCTGTTACAAAATGCGGTAGATAGTGACTGACTGCGTACCGTATCTCGAACTTCGTTCAGAACATCATCTGCAATTGATAGGAGCGCCGGTGGTCAGTCCGCACTTTAATTGAGCGGCTGATTCGCGGCGTCATTGGCGACATAAATAGGCTGTTGTTCCGCGTCTAAACGAGGCCCGCGACACTGTTCCACCCCGATCGATCCGGTAGAGATCGAGCCGGCCATCGAGCAGATCCGCCATAGCGTCGTCGTACACCAGCGCCTCGCGACCGCGATTCCGGATCGCGATGAGGTCGGCATCGACGAACCCGCGGGCGAGCCGATCGACCATCGCCTCGACGTCGCCACCGCGGAGTTCCAGGAGGCGCTTGCCGAGCTCGTATCTGACGATCCGGCGGTTCCGTTCCTGGTCGTGCATACTGGAAATGCGTGGACGAGGACTCTTAGCGCTGGCCGGGTCGGTTCCGTTTTTTCCAGAAGTATCAATAGAGGCATTGGTAGTCATTAGAATTAATTACTATAAATCCTTCATCGAAGTGGCGAGGGAGTGGAGATCCGTTGTTACCCGGTCAGACACTCCACTACACACCTCTCGCCCCGATTCTACTGAGACAATTCTATTGAAACTCGTTCATCAGATGTGATTTTCGATCAGAAGTGCTGAATACAACGCTCGTATCCGTTATATCAGATACATCTGAGAAAGTCTATCTCTCATCACACCAACTGGATTGCAGTTCCACAAGAAGCGACCAGTAGATCACCTGTAAAGACCGAATCGCTGTAAAACCGTACTCAGCAGCACTGCGACTGGGATAATCTCTAATCGACCAACCCACATGTTAATAATCAACATCGCTTTTCCGGTAGCAGGCAAATCCGGTCCAGTAATACCAGAATCGAGGCCGACGTTACTCTGAGCGCTCATCACGTCGAAAATAACATACTCCAGGGGATAAGCTGGTGAGAGTACCCGGAGGAGGACAGCTACCCCAACGATAAGGAAGGCAACCCACAGAACGAATACGACCGTTGCTTCGGTGTACTCCCGTTGAACTTGTTCTTCGCTGAGATTCCGCTTCCCGATCTGGAGTCGCCGAATCGCGCTATCTGGCTGGAGAACGTTTCCGATTTGCCACGCCGTCCCTTTGACGAGCGTAATAACCCGGATCAGTTTGAGTCCACTGACCGTTGAGCCGGCTGCTGCGCCGGTAAGCATTCCCAGACAGAGCAGCAGCGTCGTCCCGGCTGTCCAGACCTGTTCCGTCCCATTTCCAATCGTCGTCGTCCCGAAGCCAGTGTTCGATGTTGCGGAGACAAACTGGAATAATGCGGCACGGAACGTTTCCTCAAACGTCTCGTACTGGCCATTGAGAAGCAAAAATCCGGTCAATACGAGCGATCCAATACTGAACCAGAGGAACACCCAGCGAGTCTGAATATCTTTGTAAAGATTCTCTATTTGCCCCTTGAATAGCAGGTAGTGGACTGGGAACGCGATACTTCCTGCAACCATGACTGGGACAACTGCGTACTCGATGAGAGGGCTATCGTAGTATCCGATCGAATCCGCATGCACAGAGAACCCGCCGGTTGCGATGCCAGTCATTCCGTGGTTGATCGCGCCCCAGAGCGGCATCCCGACTGCGAGGAACAGGCCGATTGATCCGAGCGTCAATCCGAGATAGATCTTCCAGATCTCTTTGACTGTGTTGACAATGCTCGGGTGAATCTTCTCAGAACGGGCTTCGCTCTCGTAGAGTGTGAGCGAGCCGCTACCAGGACGAGCAAGGATAGCGACGGTCAGCACGATTACTCCGACGCCACCGATCCACTCAGTGAACGACCGCCACCATTGGAGTGACCGAGGCAACTCCTCCTCAACTGCGGCGACCGTCAATCCTGTCCCGGTGAACCCGCTCATGCTCTCGAAGATCGCGTCGAGGGGATGGAGAAATATCATCGTCGTATCGTCCATCGGCGGCGTGTTTGCCCACGCCGGGAACGGATCGAGCGAGATCGTCCACGCGATAAACAGAAATGGCAGGCCACCCAGGACGCCGACCATCGCCCACGCACTAGCCGCAGTAACCATTGCCTCGGGCTTTCCAGACTCCGCTGCGTCCCGATATCGTCGCGCTAGTAGGACACCGATGCTCGCCATTACGACAGCAGCGATAGCAAACGCTGGAACCGCGAAGAATTCACGGTTGACGACGGCGACCAGTATTGACACGACAGACATGAGCGAGACGACCTGAAGAATTCGGCCGACGTCCCGCCCGACGGCCCGGTGTTGGATCCTCATTATTGTGATCCGGTAAACGCTGCAACGGCATCGTCCAACGAGGTGTCATCTGTGAAGACCGTTACCTGATCACCCGCCTGTATGGTCGTATCTCCTCTTGGAGCGCGGATATTTCCGTTGCGCTCAAGTGCGACGACGAGACATCCCTCAGGAAGTCTTCCGGATTCCAACGCTGTGCTAAGGAGTTGACCACTCATCG
The nucleotide sequence above comes from Halosolutus halophilus. Encoded proteins:
- a CDS encoding winged helix-turn-helix transcriptional regulator, translating into MDQQEMGLRIDEKTEDVLEVLSQHGYATTGMLVDETGYSRPTVTKRLDRLHAAEKIEYVHEPTALWRLVENPRESGDDSDD
- a CDS encoding CDP-alcohol phosphatidyltransferase family protein, with product MLRRLAPADYATLIGLGLGWTAVSLFLQGRPDAATLTLLLAFLCDKADGCLARLGYGSPLGHQLDALADVVIYLVPTAIVLSDLLAGPPVLESLAGTVVVGFGILRLARYSVDGAVTADEPPYYQGITAFHVAAWALVVRLAVALIAIPSLIGAVSIVIITPLMIAPFRIYATRNQFIGAVIIGSIITTGALV
- a CDS encoding GNAT family N-acetyltransferase, producing MFSRLEQFEHPLNGPLPDPSVPDEISLRVDAPETFTLTGRMDRPELSDQDQIVAAVADDRVVGVQPVTIDRPFYVDPLERTIDFDGAYFWGLYVAPEWRRRGVATALVARALSFVADQTSQIHVQTLVGIDNAPSKDVLMSLGFERKRVRSYYRLFRFQRRGQV
- a CDS encoding PQQ-binding-like beta-propeller repeat protein, whose translation is MTGPSGIYGLDANGGRELPLAEVRVGSERWTGPQSPASGLFGPAESTTPVTANGTIYTAVPGTNSVVALNPNNGEVLWRRTHHKDEAASGTYNRPAVDGGIVFVTAWPQQATAYRADTGEQHWHRELQEMTVLPPVATDEGVVIPTRESVQLRARSDGSLLWERNLDGNATDSTPAVANGTIFVADERESLHALSLATGETRWTTPFDGKTTPVVADDRVYAVDSLWALEAFDVATGEKQFEYQPSEVPLSPPIVGDGILYLANRDRILALEEA
- a CDS encoding TrkH family potassium uptake protein, with protein sequence MRIQHRAVGRDVGRILQVVSLMSVVSILVAVVNREFFAVPAFAIAAVVMASIGVLLARRYRDAAESGKPEAMVTAASAWAMVGVLGGLPFLFIAWTISLDPFPAWANTPPMDDTTMIFLHPLDAIFESMSGFTGTGLTVAAVEEELPRSLQWWRSFTEWIGGVGVIVLTVAILARPGSGSLTLYESEARSEKIHPSIVNTVKEIWKIYLGLTLGSIGLFLAVGMPLWGAINHGMTGIATGGFSVHADSIGYYDSPLIEYAVVPVMVAGSIAFPVHYLLFKGQIENLYKDIQTRWVFLWFSIGSLVLTGFLLLNGQYETFEETFRAALFQFVSATSNTGFGTTTIGNGTEQVWTAGTTLLLCLGMLTGAAAGSTVSGLKLIRVITLVKGTAWQIGNVLQPDSAIRRLQIGKRNLSEEQVQREYTEATVVFVLWVAFLIVGVAVLLRVLSPAYPLEYVIFDVMSAQSNVGLDSGITGPDLPATGKAMLIINMWVGRLEIIPVAVLLSTVLQRFGLYR
- a CDS encoding TIGR00341 family protein — encoded protein: MRHVEISLRPETREPVLEVLDSERIDYTVVPTDDSSEYESLVSFTLPKSAVEVVVDELERAGLGEDDHTVIVTADMVISRKFGALKDRYTGEVLSDQRLARYELYAESEGLIPTIPIYVTLTLVSAVVATAGLLLDSAAVVVGSMVIAPLIGPTLAASVGTVLNERDLLWTGVMYQVLGVSVAIVGSAAFAWLSKSLFLVPPGIEVLEIDEVSERVLPNLFSLVVAFGAGIAGVLSLSTGISVALVGVMITAALIPPAAAAGIAIAWWIPNAAVGSLILVFVNLLGVNITGLLTLWAMGYRPQIQSETGIARQLVRRRLVVLTLAILVLSTSLIGVTWASYERVSLENDVTTEAEAVLDSPAYQDVFLIEVELFLEEGIPFEPAIRIEEGTLLEQPERIVITVEQPVDDEHPELVSELDERITDETGDDVRVDVRFIEYDTA